The following proteins are encoded in a genomic region of Falsibacillus pallidus:
- a CDS encoding replication-associated recombination protein A, with protein sequence MTTKPLAYRMRPRNIDEIVGQEHLVGEGKIIRRMVKAKQLSSMILYGPPGIGKTSIASAIAGSTKYAFRMLNAVTNNKKDMEIVVQEAKMSGKVILLLDEVHRLDKAKQDFLLPYLENGMITMIGATTSNPYHAINPAIRSRCQIFELKPLEQADMEKALQAAVEDEERGLGKYPLVMKEDALHHFATASSGDLRSALNALELAVLSTEENKDGEIIISEETAEECLQMKSLAHDKDGDAHYDVLSGFQKSIRGSDVNAALHYLGRLIEAGDLPSITRRLLVIAYEDIGLASPQAGPRTLAAIQTAEKIGFPEARIPLANVVIELCLSPKSNSAIMAIGEALADIRSGKSGEVPIHLKDAHYKGAKELGRGVDYKYPHDFENGWVKQQYLPDTLKNKKYYKPKKTGKFEQAISTVYDKINNN encoded by the coding sequence ATGACCACTAAACCTTTGGCCTATCGGATGCGCCCCAGAAACATTGATGAGATCGTCGGACAAGAGCACCTGGTCGGAGAAGGAAAGATCATCAGGCGGATGGTAAAAGCCAAGCAGCTTTCTTCCATGATTTTGTACGGGCCACCCGGCATAGGCAAAACGTCGATTGCCAGCGCCATAGCAGGAAGCACCAAGTACGCATTCAGGATGCTGAATGCCGTTACCAACAATAAAAAAGATATGGAAATCGTGGTACAGGAAGCCAAGATGTCCGGGAAAGTCATTCTGCTGCTTGACGAGGTGCATAGACTTGATAAAGCAAAGCAGGACTTTCTCCTCCCCTATTTAGAAAACGGGATGATCACAATGATCGGTGCAACTACGAGCAATCCTTATCATGCCATTAATCCTGCCATCAGGAGCAGGTGCCAGATTTTCGAATTGAAGCCATTGGAGCAGGCTGATATGGAAAAAGCCCTTCAAGCGGCGGTGGAGGATGAAGAGCGTGGCCTTGGAAAATATCCTTTAGTGATGAAAGAAGATGCCCTTCATCATTTTGCAACGGCCAGCAGCGGTGATTTAAGGAGTGCCTTGAATGCATTGGAATTGGCGGTCCTTTCAACGGAAGAAAATAAAGATGGAGAGATCATCATCTCAGAGGAAACAGCAGAAGAATGCCTGCAAATGAAAAGTCTTGCCCACGATAAGGACGGAGATGCCCATTATGATGTTTTAAGCGGCTTTCAAAAGTCCATACGGGGAAGTGATGTCAATGCAGCCCTCCATTATCTCGGAAGGCTGATCGAAGCCGGCGACCTCCCAAGCATTACTAGACGGCTTCTTGTCATCGCCTATGAAGATATCGGTCTTGCAAGCCCCCAAGCCGGGCCGCGGACATTGGCTGCCATCCAGACAGCAGAGAAAATCGGATTCCCGGAAGCACGCATCCCATTGGCTAACGTCGTCATCGAACTTTGCCTCTCCCCAAAATCGAATTCTGCCATAATGGCCATCGGTGAGGCGTTGGCAGACATTCGTTCCGGAAAGAGCGGAGAAGTGCCTATTCATCTGAAAGACGCCCATTATAAAGGGGCGAAGGAGCTTGGCAGGGGAGTCGATTATAAGTACCCGCATGATTTTGAAAACGGATGGGTAAAACAGCAGTACCTGCCTGATACATTGAAAAACAAGAAATACTACAAGCCGAAAAAAACAGGAAAGTTCGAGCAGGCGATTTCTACAGTATATGATAAAATCAATAATAATTAA
- the mnmA gene encoding tRNA 2-thiouridine(34) synthase MnmA, with the protein MNKAPKDTRVVVGMSGGVDSSVAALLLKEQGYDVIGIFMKNWDDTDESGVCTATEDYEDVIRVCNQIGIPYYAVNFEQQYWDKVFTYFLDEYKAGRTPNPDVMCNKEIKFKAFLEHAVKLGADYLATGHYAQVEFRDGEYKMLRGLDENKDQTYFLNQLSQEQLSKVMFPIGGINKKKVREIAAEAELATASKKDSTGICFIGERNFKEFLGNYLPAQPGKMETMDGKVMGKHDGLMYYTIGQRHGLGIGGSGDPWFVIGKDLDRNVLFVGQGFDNDALYSESIIAASVSWVSNEAKPQEFACTAKFRYRQPDQKVTVQILEDSTVKVIFDEPVRAVTPGQAVVFYKGDECLGGGTIDQIFKHNKKLTYVG; encoded by the coding sequence ATGAATAAAGCACCGAAAGATACGCGTGTCGTGGTCGGTATGTCAGGTGGAGTCGATTCCTCCGTTGCTGCTCTTTTATTAAAAGAACAGGGCTATGATGTCATCGGCATTTTCATGAAAAACTGGGATGATACGGATGAATCCGGTGTCTGCACGGCAACAGAAGACTACGAAGACGTCATCCGCGTCTGCAACCAAATCGGAATCCCGTACTATGCAGTCAATTTTGAGCAGCAGTATTGGGATAAAGTATTTACGTATTTCCTTGATGAATATAAAGCGGGCCGGACGCCTAACCCGGATGTCATGTGCAATAAGGAAATCAAATTCAAAGCATTCCTTGAGCATGCGGTGAAGCTTGGAGCCGATTATCTCGCCACCGGCCATTATGCACAGGTGGAATTCCGCGATGGAGAATACAAGATGCTGAGGGGGCTGGATGAGAATAAGGATCAGACCTATTTCCTGAACCAGCTTTCACAGGAGCAGCTTTCCAAAGTTATGTTCCCGATTGGCGGCATCAATAAAAAGAAAGTGCGTGAGATTGCGGCAGAAGCCGAGCTTGCAACAGCGTCTAAAAAAGACAGTACCGGAATCTGTTTCATTGGGGAACGGAATTTCAAAGAATTCCTCGGAAACTATCTGCCTGCCCAACCAGGCAAGATGGAAACGATGGATGGCAAAGTCATGGGCAAACATGATGGACTGATGTATTATACAATCGGACAGCGGCATGGGCTGGGCATTGGAGGTTCAGGCGATCCTTGGTTCGTCATCGGAAAGGATTTAGATCGCAATGTTCTTTTTGTTGGACAAGGTTTTGACAATGATGCCCTCTATTCCGAATCCATCATTGCTGCAAGTGTCAGCTGGGTTTCCAATGAAGCAAAACCGCAGGAGTTTGCTTGTACGGCTAAATTCCGCTATCGTCAGCCTGATCAAAAAGTAACCGTTCAAATACTTGAGGACTCCACAGTGAAAGTCATATTCGATGAACCGGTTAGAGCGGTGACGCCAGGCCAAGCGGTCGTTTTCTATAAGGGAGACGAGTGTCTCGGCGGAGGAACCATCGATCAAATCTTTAAGCATAACAAAAAATTGACGTACGTAGGCTAA
- a CDS encoding YczE/YyaS/YitT family protein, translating to MDKRKSIIARFAFFIVGLLIMSLGIVFLILADLGATPWDVLHVGLYEQLGLTIGSWSILIGCIVLLSSSILSRKIPKVGAYLNMLLVGFFIDLYMLLPFMKTPDTLIGKIIMFLVGMVVMAYGMGLYIAAGIGAGPRDSLMLAVNERTGWKISHVRRAMEIVVLAIGWQLGGPVYYGTIFFSLSIGTLVGIALPQCQKTVDYLMEKAVSVKKTISTNEIDRGAKL from the coding sequence ATGGACAAAAGAAAAAGTATCATCGCCAGGTTCGCCTTCTTTATTGTCGGCCTTTTGATTATGTCGCTTGGAATTGTCTTTTTGATTCTTGCAGATCTTGGTGCGACACCTTGGGATGTCCTTCATGTCGGATTGTATGAACAGCTGGGTTTGACAATTGGCTCCTGGTCCATACTAATCGGATGCATCGTCCTGCTTTCCTCTTCCATTCTATCAAGGAAAATTCCTAAAGTAGGAGCTTATTTGAATATGCTGCTCGTAGGATTTTTCATTGATTTATATATGCTGCTGCCGTTTATGAAAACACCGGACACATTGATAGGGAAAATCATCATGTTCCTTGTTGGGATGGTAGTCATGGCCTATGGCATGGGACTTTACATTGCGGCGGGTATTGGCGCCGGACCAAGGGACAGTTTGATGCTGGCCGTCAATGAACGTACGGGGTGGAAGATTTCCCACGTTCGAAGGGCTATGGAAATAGTGGTTTTAGCCATTGGCTGGCAATTAGGCGGACCAGTATACTATGGGACGATTTTTTTTAGTCTTTCAATCGGTACTCTAGTTGGAATCGCATTGCCGCAATGTCAAAAAACGGTGGATTATTTGATGGAAAAGGCAGTATCAGTAAAGAAAACAATTTCAACAAATGAAATAGATAGAGGTGCGAAACTATGA
- a CDS encoding YrzQ family protein: MNKTMTSLIGFGAGIAAAVYSQRQNVIGGRQWKKMRKRMMKTFR, encoded by the coding sequence TTGAATAAAACGATGACCTCACTCATCGGATTTGGCGCCGGTATTGCTGCTGCGGTTTATTCTCAGAGGCAAAACGTAATAGGCGGCAGACAGTGGAAGAAAATGAGAAAAAGAATGATGAAAACATTCAGATAA
- a CDS encoding cysteine desulfurase family protein, with protein sequence MERIYLDHAATSPVHPQVAEKMVKLLNEQYGNPSSIHSFGREARQILDSARTLLAKSINASFNEIIFTSGGTEADNMAIIGAAHAAKDKGMHIITSSIEHHAVLHACHALESEGFQVTYLPVDEKGLVNPEVVRQALTDETTVVSIMYGNNEVGTIQPIAEIADILKEHQAVFHTDAVQAYGIENLDVKQIGVDLLSVSSHKINGPKGIGFLYAREGVKVKPRMHGGEQEKKRRAGTENVSSIGAFAEAVKIAEETKEERREKYLGFKKKFIEILTQHEVYFVVNGFVDEALPHVLNLSFAGTDVEAMLVNLDLSGVAASSGSACTAGSIEPSHVLVAMFGNDSDRLRNSIRFSFGLNNTEEQIEMAAEKTAAIVNRLAKQ encoded by the coding sequence TTGGAACGAATTTATCTCGACCACGCAGCTACTTCCCCGGTGCATCCGCAAGTGGCTGAAAAAATGGTGAAACTGCTGAACGAACAATATGGCAATCCTTCCAGCATCCACTCATTCGGGAGGGAAGCGCGCCAGATCCTTGATAGTGCACGGACACTCCTGGCGAAGAGCATTAATGCTTCCTTCAATGAAATCATTTTTACCAGCGGTGGAACAGAAGCGGATAATATGGCAATCATCGGGGCTGCCCATGCTGCCAAGGATAAAGGGATGCATATTATTACTTCATCCATCGAGCATCATGCAGTGCTTCATGCCTGTCATGCTTTGGAATCAGAAGGGTTTCAAGTGACATATCTGCCTGTTGACGAAAAAGGACTTGTTAATCCGGAAGTTGTTCGACAGGCATTGACAGACGAAACGACTGTCGTATCCATCATGTACGGGAACAATGAAGTTGGCACGATACAGCCGATTGCAGAGATAGCGGATATTTTAAAAGAACATCAAGCGGTTTTTCATACAGATGCTGTTCAAGCATATGGGATCGAGAATCTGGATGTAAAACAGATTGGTGTGGATTTGTTGTCCGTTTCATCCCATAAGATCAATGGACCGAAGGGGATCGGATTCCTTTATGCCAGGGAAGGCGTCAAGGTCAAGCCTCGCATGCATGGAGGCGAGCAGGAGAAAAAAAGACGTGCTGGCACCGAAAATGTTTCTTCTATTGGAGCATTTGCTGAAGCTGTAAAAATCGCTGAAGAAACAAAGGAAGAAAGAAGAGAGAAATACCTTGGCTTCAAAAAGAAATTCATTGAAATCCTTACCCAACATGAGGTTTATTTTGTGGTAAACGGATTTGTTGATGAAGCTTTGCCGCATGTGCTAAACTTGAGCTTTGCCGGAACAGATGTGGAAGCGATGCTGGTGAATCTCGATCTATCAGGAGTTGCCGCATCCAGTGGTTCAGCATGCACTGCAGGTTCCATTGAGCCGTCCCACGTCCTTGTGGCGATGTTCGGGAATGATTCGGACCGCTTAAGGAATTCTATCCGCTTTAGTTTCGGCTTAAATAATACCGAAGAACAAATCGAAATGGCAGCTGAAAAAACAGCAGCCATCGTCAATAGATTGGCAAAACAATAA
- a CDS encoding tetratricopeptide repeat protein, whose amino-acid sequence MDKNKAGIEHLEKGQFEEAIALFNEVIEENPNDVVGYINFGHVLSAVGEMERAEKFYLKAIEIDEKAGAAYYSLGNLYYESEKLEPAIKMYEKAIGTGLENSDAYFMLGLSFMQAEQFKLALPYLQRSTELNSSDAEARFQFGLCLAQLGLYEEAISEFHKVLELVPDHTDALYNLGVATAGHEDDPEKALVYFEKALEIQPDHMLAGYGKKMMEKALEND is encoded by the coding sequence ATGGATAAAAATAAAGCAGGCATCGAGCATTTGGAAAAAGGACAGTTTGAAGAAGCGATTGCCCTTTTTAATGAAGTGATTGAGGAAAATCCAAATGACGTGGTCGGCTATATTAATTTTGGACATGTTTTATCAGCGGTTGGCGAAATGGAAAGAGCGGAAAAGTTCTATCTGAAGGCCATTGAAATAGATGAAAAAGCAGGGGCTGCCTACTATAGTCTGGGCAACCTTTATTATGAATCGGAAAAATTGGAGCCGGCTATCAAAATGTATGAAAAAGCGATCGGCACCGGGTTGGAAAATAGCGATGCCTATTTCATGCTGGGCCTTTCATTCATGCAGGCTGAACAGTTCAAGCTGGCATTGCCTTATTTGCAGAGAAGCACGGAATTAAACAGTTCAGATGCTGAGGCAAGATTTCAATTTGGATTATGTCTGGCACAATTGGGACTTTATGAAGAAGCAATCAGTGAATTCCATAAAGTATTGGAGCTTGTCCCTGATCATACGGACGCCCTTTATAATTTAGGTGTTGCAACAGCAGGGCATGAAGATGATCCGGAAAAAGCCCTTGTCTATTTTGAAAAGGCACTCGAAATCCAGCCTGATCATATGCTTGCAGGCTACGGCAAAAAAATGATGGAAAAAGCATTAGAGAACGATTGA
- a CDS encoding biotin transporter BioY, producing MNKKLKPIDLTLAAMFVALMAIGANITTMVPFMVVGGVPITLQTFFAILAGAILGSRLGAIAMIVYALVGLAGVPVFAQFSGGFSNILSPTFGFIISYIMTAYATGKIIEKKNSVPVYITAALIGMAINYLFGTNWMYGAYKLWASAPDGFTYKMAWAWMMVPLPKDIILSVLGGLMAHRLDKTLMSRSSYRNLKKSA from the coding sequence ATGAACAAAAAACTAAAACCAATTGATTTAACACTAGCAGCAATGTTTGTAGCCTTAATGGCAATCGGAGCGAACATTACAACAATGGTTCCATTCATGGTAGTCGGCGGGGTCCCGATCACACTGCAGACGTTTTTTGCCATATTGGCTGGAGCCATCCTCGGAAGCCGCCTTGGAGCAATAGCCATGATTGTCTATGCATTGGTGGGACTTGCGGGTGTTCCGGTCTTCGCGCAGTTCAGCGGAGGATTTTCAAACATCTTAAGCCCGACATTTGGATTTATCATATCTTATATCATGACGGCTTATGCAACAGGAAAAATCATTGAAAAGAAAAATTCCGTCCCAGTATATATCACTGCAGCACTGATTGGAATGGCCATCAATTACCTTTTCGGAACAAACTGGATGTATGGCGCCTATAAACTTTGGGCATCAGCTCCAGATGGATTCACATACAAAATGGCATGGGCGTGGATGATGGTTCCACTGCCAAAAGACATCATCCTTTCCGTTTTGGGTGGATTGATGGCACATAGGCTGGATAAAACGCTAATGTCCAGAAGCTCCTACAGAAATCTTAAGAAATCAGCTTAA
- the recD2 gene encoding SF1B family DNA helicase RecD2, which produces MSRQGHMDLFSEDERYIKGRHIVTIFHNEQNLYSVVRIRVDETNLQDSDKEAVITGYFPRIHEEETYVFYGDVKEHPKFGPQFHVQHFKKVMPQTKEGIINYLSSELFKGIGAKTAEKIVSELGENAISKILEQPSILDSIPKLAPEKAKTIYDTLVEHQGLEQIMVGLNTYGFGPQLSMKIYQVYKENALEIIEKNPYQLVEDIEGIGFGRADELGSKIGIHGSHPDRIKAGVLYVTEQQCIQDGHVYLEARDLLQKVKALLEENQSVEIPFDAISNEIVQLNEESKLMIEEQRIYLPSLYFSEKGLVTSIQRILAQDEYEDQFPQSEFLLALGELEERLGVQYAPSQKEAISQALMSPMLLLTGGPGTGKTTVIKGIVELYAELHGCSLDPSQYKKEEPFPILLAAPTGRAAKRMTESTGLPAVTIHRLLGWNGQEGFQADDEKEIEGKFLIIDEMSMVDTWLAHQLFKALPEHIQVVMVGDEDQLPSVGPGQVLKDLLASKVIPTVRLTDIYRQAEGSSIIELAHEIKNGHVPADVRKQQPDRSFIACSSGQITQVVEKVVQNAVTKGFTAKDIQVLAPMYRGPAGIDSLNALLQEILNGDEKGTRKELSYGNVKFRIGDKVLQLVNQPEKNVFNGDIGEIISIFTSKENVEKQEMIIVSYEGTEVTYTKQEMNQITHAYCCSIHKSQGSEFPIVILPVVKSYYRMLRRNLLYTAITRSKKFLILLGEEDAFRMGVEREDDQKRRTTLCRRLKAADTDEVQSAVKSDESQTLTEANIHQINPMIGMEDISPYDFL; this is translated from the coding sequence ATGAGCCGGCAAGGTCATATGGACTTATTTTCTGAAGACGAGCGATATATTAAAGGGCGGCATATTGTGACGATATTCCACAATGAGCAGAACCTGTACTCTGTCGTAAGGATCCGTGTGGATGAAACAAACCTTCAGGACAGCGATAAAGAGGCTGTCATCACCGGCTATTTTCCAAGGATCCACGAAGAGGAAACTTATGTTTTTTATGGAGATGTAAAGGAACATCCAAAGTTCGGCCCCCAATTCCATGTACAGCATTTTAAAAAAGTGATGCCCCAGACAAAAGAAGGGATCATCAATTATCTATCAAGTGAACTTTTTAAAGGAATCGGTGCTAAAACGGCAGAAAAGATCGTTTCAGAGCTGGGTGAAAATGCAATCAGTAAAATATTGGAGCAGCCTTCCATATTGGATTCAATCCCTAAGCTCGCCCCGGAAAAAGCAAAGACCATTTATGATACGCTAGTCGAGCATCAAGGGCTCGAACAGATCATGGTCGGCCTTAATACATACGGATTTGGACCACAGCTTTCTATGAAAATCTACCAGGTCTATAAAGAGAATGCGTTGGAGATCATCGAAAAAAATCCTTATCAGCTCGTAGAGGATATTGAAGGAATCGGTTTCGGGCGTGCTGATGAATTGGGAAGTAAAATCGGCATCCATGGCAGCCATCCGGACCGGATAAAAGCAGGAGTACTTTATGTTACGGAACAGCAGTGCATCCAGGACGGGCATGTGTATCTTGAAGCCAGGGATTTATTGCAAAAAGTGAAAGCTTTGCTGGAAGAAAATCAGAGCGTCGAAATTCCTTTTGATGCGATTTCCAATGAAATTGTCCAGTTGAACGAAGAGAGCAAATTGATGATCGAGGAACAGCGCATCTATCTTCCATCCCTTTATTTTTCTGAAAAAGGCCTGGTGACCAGCATTCAAAGAATCCTTGCGCAGGATGAATATGAAGATCAGTTTCCTCAGTCAGAGTTTTTGCTTGCTCTCGGGGAGTTGGAGGAGCGGCTGGGGGTTCAATATGCACCATCGCAGAAAGAAGCCATAAGCCAGGCATTGATGTCTCCGATGCTGCTTTTGACAGGAGGTCCGGGTACCGGGAAAACGACTGTCATCAAAGGAATCGTAGAGCTGTATGCAGAACTGCATGGCTGTTCGCTGGATCCTTCTCAATATAAGAAGGAGGAGCCGTTTCCCATTCTTCTTGCCGCTCCTACTGGAAGAGCTGCAAAGCGAATGACCGAGTCGACCGGGCTCCCTGCTGTGACTATCCATCGCCTTCTTGGCTGGAATGGACAGGAGGGCTTTCAAGCAGATGATGAAAAGGAAATCGAGGGAAAGTTTTTAATCATAGACGAAATGTCGATGGTCGATACATGGCTTGCCCACCAGCTGTTTAAAGCTCTTCCGGAACATATTCAAGTAGTCATGGTGGGTGACGAAGATCAGCTGCCCTCAGTCGGTCCGGGACAAGTGTTGAAGGACCTGTTAGCTTCGAAGGTAATTCCGACAGTCAGGCTGACGGATATCTACCGGCAGGCTGAAGGCTCCTCGATCATTGAATTGGCCCATGAGATTAAAAACGGCCATGTGCCCGCTGATGTAAGAAAGCAGCAGCCTGACCGCTCGTTTATTGCTTGCAGTTCAGGACAGATCACCCAAGTGGTTGAGAAAGTCGTGCAGAATGCGGTGACAAAAGGCTTTACCGCCAAGGACATTCAAGTCTTGGCTCCTATGTATCGGGGGCCGGCTGGGATTGACAGCTTGAACGCCTTATTGCAGGAGATATTAAATGGAGATGAAAAGGGTACAAGGAAAGAACTCTCTTATGGGAATGTAAAGTTTCGAATAGGAGATAAAGTCCTGCAGCTCGTCAATCAGCCTGAGAAAAATGTGTTCAATGGCGATATAGGGGAGATCATTTCCATTTTTACTTCTAAAGAAAATGTAGAGAAGCAAGAGATGATCATCGTTTCATATGAAGGGACAGAAGTGACCTATACAAAGCAGGAGATGAATCAAATCACTCATGCATACTGCTGCTCCATCCATAAGTCCCAAGGGAGCGAATTTCCCATCGTTATTTTGCCGGTTGTCAAAAGCTATTACCGAATGCTGAGAAGAAACCTGTTATATACGGCCATTACCAGGAGCAAGAAATTCTTGATATTGTTGGGCGAAGAAGATGCTTTCCGGATGGGTGTCGAAAGGGAAGATGACCAAAAACGGAGGACAACCCTATGCCGCCGTTTAAAAGCAGCAGATACAGATGAAGTCCAATCCGCTGTAAAAAGTGATGAATCCCAAACCCTCACAGAAGCAAACATCCATCAGATCAATCCAATGATCGGGATGGAAGACATCTCCCCATATGACTTTTTGTGA
- a CDS encoding PRC-barrel domain-containing protein, translated as MRTFSLINGLAVFLTNGEQAGCVCDIYISEHGRVTGIAMKAKGLFPKKYRLPIESVIAIGPDGILIDSKEHLQRGNGEDGEYTLLHHQPLIGRKTLSMEGECLGELEDVYFLEKLGTIVGYELTDGFFADIIEGKRVISTPVPPLIGKDSIIVSTDYMRGGLPYDEMSKLPEQGLGENRY; from the coding sequence TTGCGAACATTTTCGTTGATCAACGGACTCGCAGTTTTTTTAACGAACGGCGAACAAGCAGGCTGTGTCTGCGATATCTACATTTCTGAACACGGGCGTGTAACTGGCATAGCAATGAAAGCGAAAGGGCTGTTCCCAAAAAAATATCGATTGCCGATTGAGTCTGTCATCGCTATCGGCCCTGATGGAATCCTGATCGACAGCAAAGAACATTTGCAGCGAGGGAATGGAGAAGATGGGGAATACACGCTTCTCCATCATCAGCCCCTCATCGGGAGGAAAACCCTGTCGATGGAAGGGGAATGCCTTGGAGAGCTGGAAGATGTATATTTTCTGGAAAAATTGGGCACAATCGTAGGGTACGAGCTTACAGATGGTTTCTTTGCTGACATCATAGAAGGAAAAAGGGTCATTTCGACACCTGTTCCCCCATTAATAGGTAAAGATTCCATCATCGTCTCGACAGATTACATGCGAGGTGGCTTGCCCTATGATGAAATGTCCAAATTGCCAGAGCAAGGACTTGGGGAAAATCGGTATTAA
- a CDS encoding ABC transporter permease: protein MFRLIQNEWIKIFKRPGTYVMVGMIILMVGVVGAFTKYTDMHSNNQDQVNWKQQLTVQNQQMKQDLEQGHIPEMAKSEIEKNIAINEYRIKHDIAPDQGRNVWTFISTASQLISFVGLFTIIVSAGIVASEFNWGTIKLLLIRPIRRWKILLSKYLTIILFGLFLLSLLFVFSGLLGTVLFGTGEGSAYLAYSSGEVVEQSMLLHLIKSYLFSSVDLLMLATMAFMISAVFRNSSLAIGISIFLLFSGELVTSLVAAKFDWAKYILFANTNLMAYFDGRPVVEGMTLGFSVAVLIVYFIIFQALAFTVFSKRDVAA, encoded by the coding sequence ATGTTCAGACTCATTCAAAATGAATGGATAAAAATATTCAAGAGACCTGGTACGTATGTAATGGTCGGTATGATCATCTTGATGGTCGGCGTAGTAGGGGCATTTACCAAATACACAGATATGCATTCAAATAATCAGGATCAAGTGAACTGGAAGCAGCAGCTGACGGTTCAGAACCAGCAAATGAAACAAGATTTGGAGCAAGGACACATTCCGGAGATGGCAAAATCGGAGATAGAAAAAAATATTGCTATTAATGAATACCGGATTAAGCATGATATTGCACCAGATCAAGGCAGGAATGTGTGGACATTCATTTCCACGGCATCTCAATTGATTTCCTTTGTTGGATTGTTTACGATCATCGTTTCCGCCGGCATCGTAGCAAGTGAATTTAATTGGGGAACGATTAAACTGCTGTTAATCCGTCCAATCCGAAGATGGAAGATCCTTTTGTCAAAGTATTTGACAATCATATTATTCGGTCTTTTCCTTCTCTCACTATTGTTTGTCTTTTCAGGTCTGTTGGGAACGGTTTTATTCGGAACGGGTGAAGGCAGCGCCTACTTGGCGTATTCATCAGGCGAGGTTGTTGAGCAAAGCATGCTGCTTCATCTGATTAAGTCCTACTTATTCAGTTCTGTGGACCTCTTGATGCTAGCCACTATGGCGTTCATGATTTCAGCTGTATTCAGGAACAGTTCATTGGCAATAGGGATCTCTATATTCCTATTATTCTCTGGCGAACTAGTTACCTCTCTTGTAGCGGCGAAGTTTGACTGGGCGAAATATATCCTCTTTGCCAATACGAATCTGATGGCTTATTTTGATGGAAGGCCGGTAGTCGAGGGGATGACATTGGGCTTCTCCGTTGCTGTATTGATCGTTTACTTTATCATTTTCCAAGCGCTCGCATTCACGGTATTTTCTAAACGTGATGTAGCCGCATAA
- the cymR gene encoding cysteine metabolism transcriptional regulator CymR produces the protein MKISTKGRYGLTIMIELAKRHGEGPTSLKTIAAAHELSEHYLEQLVAPLRNAGLVKSIRGAYGGYILAKEPSEISSGDIIRVLEGPISPVEGIEDEEPAKRELWIRIRDAVKEVLDNTTIEDLAHHTNDGESDAYMFYI, from the coding sequence ATGAAAATTTCTACTAAAGGCCGCTATGGGCTGACCATTATGATTGAGCTTGCCAAAAGGCATGGTGAAGGGCCTACATCTTTAAAAACAATTGCAGCGGCGCATGAATTATCTGAGCATTATCTCGAACAATTAGTGGCGCCATTGCGAAATGCAGGATTAGTCAAAAGTATCAGGGGGGCATATGGCGGCTATATCTTAGCCAAAGAGCCTTCCGAAATTTCATCAGGGGATATCATCCGTGTCCTTGAAGGGCCGATCAGCCCTGTAGAAGGAATTGAAGATGAGGAACCGGCTAAACGGGAATTGTGGATCAGAATCAGAGATGCCGTGAAAGAAGTCTTGGATAATACAACAATTGAAGATTTGGCCCATCATACGAATGATGGCGAGTCTGATGCTTATATGTTTTATATCTAA